A window of the Butyricimonas faecalis genome harbors these coding sequences:
- a CDS encoding nucleoside phosphorylase — protein sequence MPLVKHDYPVLEYDTASKAVFQPGNGKKCFPAKAVFAFLGDEVENYAHTHDGIQIDEFESATRRYPIYECLYNQEKICLCPAPVGSAAAVQVLEYLIAGGVTKIISVGSCGVLEDIPENRFLIPVSALRDEGTSYHYLPPSREVEISKAGINAIESALSQKNIPYWEVKTWTTDGFYRETVEMVQYRKEEGCQVVEMECSALAACAKFRKVTWAMLLFSADTLADPHKYQEREWGKTSISIALELALDAVLSVVEE from the coding sequence ATGCCATTAGTAAAGCATGACTACCCTGTTTTAGAGTACGATACCGCATCAAAAGCTGTTTTTCAGCCGGGAAATGGGAAAAAATGTTTTCCTGCAAAAGCAGTGTTTGCTTTTTTAGGAGACGAGGTTGAAAATTATGCACATACCCATGATGGAATACAGATAGATGAATTTGAAAGTGCAACAAGACGATATCCTATTTATGAATGTCTTTATAATCAGGAGAAAATATGTCTATGTCCGGCTCCTGTGGGAAGTGCTGCTGCCGTCCAAGTTTTAGAATATTTAATTGCAGGGGGTGTAACAAAGATTATTTCCGTCGGCTCCTGCGGCGTATTGGAAGACATCCCGGAAAATAGATTTTTGATACCTGTTTCTGCATTGAGAGATGAGGGAACATCTTACCATTATCTTCCTCCCTCCCGAGAAGTAGAGATTTCAAAGGCTGGTATAAATGCGATTGAATCTGCTTTAAGCCAAAAGAATATACCATATTGGGAAGTTAAAACATGGACAACAGACGGTTTTTATCGAGAAACAGTAGAAATGGTTCAGTATCGGAAAGAAGAGGGATGTCAAGTAGTAGAAATGGAATGTTCCGCATTGGCGGCGTGTGCAAAATTTAGAAAAGTTACATGGGCTATGCTGCTTTTTTCAGCCGATACTCTTGCAGACCCTCATAAATACCAAGAAAGAGAATGGGGAAAAACAAGTATATCCATAGCCTTAGAATTAGCCTTAGACGCTGTTTTATCAGTTGTTGAGGAGTAA
- a CDS encoding helix-turn-helix domain-containing protein — protein sequence MYIVATQNNISKPKQKELAEKIGVSASQLSRIVSGETRTVSSDILIGVAKEFKVSTDYILGLSTVSVRKSYDISELGLSEGAVRGLVTGAVDVQILNRLLEHRNFPKLIDLIRIYFQDTAAKGITARNQLIEIATASLSDLMKEHPEHRAEAKQDLQLLNAQKMGEHEAEIEKIKNVFLAILRDIKKDIENGEQPGEAVTAAMFQAMRDALAEQKQNPLSIDDVAAMVAGQIGQLTPMDEETADLFKQLAKKMMKGIE from the coding sequence TTGTATATCGTGGCAACTCAAAACAATATATCCAAACCTAAACAGAAGGAACTTGCGGAGAAGATAGGTGTTTCCGCTTCCCAGTTGAGCCGCATTGTCAGCGGCGAAACGAGAACGGTCAGCAGTGATATTCTCATAGGTGTGGCAAAGGAATTTAAGGTATCGACAGACTATATACTGGGCTTGTCCACCGTGAGCGTCCGTAAAAGCTACGATATTTCTGAATTAGGCTTGTCCGAGGGAGCCGTGAGGGGGCTCGTGACGGGTGCTGTTGATGTGCAAATCCTCAACCGCCTGTTGGAACACAGGAATTTTCCTAAGCTGATAGATTTGATACGGATTTATTTTCAGGACACAGCGGCAAAAGGCATAACAGCAAGAAACCAGCTTATCGAGATAGCAACGGCTTCCCTGTCCGACCTGATGAAAGAACACCCGGAACACCGGGCGGAAGCAAAGCAGGATTTACAGCTTTTGAACGCCCAGAAGATGGGGGAACATGAGGCGGAGATTGAGAAAATCAAAAATGTGTTCCTGGCTATCCTGCGGGATATTAAGAAAGATATTGAAAACGGGGAACAGCCGGGAGAAGCTGTGACCGCCGCGATGTTCCAAGCCATGCGGGACGCATTGGCGGAACAGAAGCAAAACCCGCTTTCCATTGACGATGTAGCGGCGATGGTTGCCGGACAGATCGGACAGCTTACGCCGATGGATGAAGAAACTGCCGACCTGTTCAAGCAGTTGGCAAAAAAGATGATGAAAGGAATAGAATAA
- a CDS encoding polysaccharide biosynthesis/export family protein, which yields MSINKVFYILLIVASTVTLGSCGSSKEVVYFQDLRPGETEIKLPEVKAITVRPEDKISIIVNSRDPQLTDLFNLPYVSRQLGQSLRTNGVTASSNQGVSAYTVDANGKIDFPVLGKIHVAGMKREEIAECIKNELIKENLVKDPVVTVEFANLCISVLGEVNSPGRFSIDRDRLTILDALSMAGDLTIYGNRSKVMVLRQEGDVQRVYGLNLTSGEHIYSSPAYYLQQNDVVYVEPNEVKARQSTVNGNNVRSTSFWISLASLLTSVAILIFN from the coding sequence ATGAGTATAAATAAAGTATTTTACATCTTGCTCATTGTCGCAAGTACAGTGACACTGGGCTCGTGCGGTTCTTCCAAGGAAGTAGTTTATTTCCAGGATTTGAGACCCGGGGAAACAGAAATCAAGTTGCCTGAAGTGAAAGCCATTACAGTCCGACCGGAGGATAAGATTTCCATTATCGTCAACAGCCGTGACCCCCAGTTGACGGACTTGTTCAACCTGCCTTATGTGTCCAGGCAATTGGGTCAGTCTTTAAGGACAAATGGCGTGACGGCTTCAAGCAATCAAGGAGTATCCGCTTATACCGTAGATGCCAACGGTAAGATAGATTTTCCTGTACTTGGCAAGATACACGTGGCCGGAATGAAGCGGGAAGAAATCGCCGAATGTATCAAGAACGAATTGATAAAGGAGAATTTGGTGAAAGACCCTGTCGTGACCGTGGAATTTGCCAATCTCTGCATATCCGTGTTGGGCGAGGTGAACAGTCCGGGACGTTTCAGCATTGACCGGGACAGGCTGACCATACTCGATGCACTCAGCATGGCAGGCGACCTGACCATCTACGGAAACCGTTCCAAGGTGATGGTGTTACGGCAAGAAGGGGATGTGCAACGGGTGTACGGACTGAACCTCACTTCCGGCGAACACATCTATTCTTCACCCGCCTATTATCTGCAACAGAATGACGTGGTGTATGTGGAACCCAATGAAGTGAAAGCCCGTCAATCTACCGTCAACGGCAACAACGTGCGTTCCACCTCGTTCTGGATTTCGCTGGCATCGTTGCTGACTTCTGTGGCCATCCTCATTTTTAATTAA
- a CDS encoding UpxY family transcription antiterminator — protein MDEILPIEDKLHWYAMRDLKRRHAKLPAYKMFENLKVQCFTPMVHRLVVVGGKRVDQEVPFMQDLLFVKDTREHLDAIVESTPKLQYRYKLGVQHTPIIVPVADMERFIKAVEASDNPKFYSPDEVTPEMRNRKIRIIGGQLDGYTGTLVTTRGSKTKRLLVELPTLLAASIEVEAEYIQLIP, from the coding sequence ATGGACGAAATACTACCTATAGAGGATAAACTGCACTGGTATGCCATGCGTGACCTCAAACGCAGACATGCCAAATTGCCCGCCTACAAGATGTTCGAGAACTTGAAGGTGCAGTGTTTCACTCCTATGGTGCATCGTTTGGTCGTAGTTGGTGGCAAGCGGGTGGATCAGGAAGTGCCTTTCATGCAGGACTTGCTTTTCGTGAAAGACACGAGGGAGCATCTTGATGCCATTGTGGAGAGTACCCCCAAGCTTCAATACCGTTACAAGCTCGGTGTACAGCACACTCCTATCATCGTCCCTGTCGCAGATATGGAACGTTTCATCAAGGCGGTAGAAGCCAGTGATAATCCTAAGTTCTATTCCCCTGACGAGGTGACACCGGAGATGAGAAACCGGAAAATCCGCATCATCGGCGGGCAGTTGGACGGATATACGGGCACATTGGTGACCACACGTGGTTCGAAGACAAAAAGGCTGCTGGTGGAACTGCCCACCTTGTTGGCTGCCTCCATAGAAGTAGAAGCGGAGTATATTCAGCTTATTCCATGA
- a CDS encoding site-specific integrase: protein MATIKIKFRSSSVAGKEGTLCYQVIHGRQTRLISTGYKLHLYEWDKEAGKIRSVKGNPDRERYLEALRFRMEEDQKRLNGIIRKLEQSGKLSSEQIVLAYHSPEGHDDCFFVYARKVIDQTKRMGKERTSEVYASSLNSFIRFRGEAGDVPLDAMDSVMMMEYEAYLKQNGKCPNTVSFYLRNLRTLYNRASEEGLVENRSPFRHVHTGVEKTVKRGVSSEIIGRIKNLDLELYPALAFARNLFLLCFYLRGMSFVDLAFLKKKDLQNGVLVYRRHKTDQQLCIKWEQPMQEIVRKYTNPDSPYLLPIIKVPGEKERRQYLNASHVMNKRLQKIGRMVECPIKLTFYVARHGWASIAKSQNVPVPVISEALGHDSEDTTRIYLALLDSSVVDKANSKVIRSIGR from the coding sequence ATGGCAACAATAAAAATCAAGTTCAGGTCCTCTTCGGTCGCAGGCAAAGAGGGCACGTTATGTTATCAAGTGATACACGGGCGGCAGACCCGCCTGATTAGTACGGGGTATAAATTGCACCTTTATGAATGGGACAAGGAAGCGGGCAAAATCCGCAGCGTGAAAGGCAATCCGGACCGGGAACGCTATCTGGAAGCCTTGCGTTTCCGTATGGAGGAAGACCAGAAACGGTTGAACGGCATTATCCGGAAGCTGGAACAGTCAGGGAAACTTTCTTCCGAGCAGATAGTCCTTGCCTATCACAGTCCGGAAGGACATGACGACTGTTTCTTTGTCTATGCCCGGAAAGTCATCGACCAGACCAAACGCATGGGGAAAGAGCGGACATCCGAAGTCTATGCCAGTTCACTCAACAGTTTCATCCGTTTCCGGGGCGAAGCGGGAGATGTACCTTTGGATGCGATGGATTCCGTCATGATGATGGAATACGAGGCTTACCTGAAGCAGAACGGGAAATGCCCGAATACGGTATCTTTTTACTTGCGCAATCTGCGTACCTTATATAATAGGGCATCGGAGGAAGGATTGGTGGAAAACCGCAGTCCGTTCCGCCATGTCCATACGGGAGTTGAGAAGACGGTCAAAAGGGGCGTATCCTCAGAAATCATCGGACGGATCAAGAATCTGGATTTGGAATTATATCCGGCCTTGGCTTTCGCCCGGAACCTGTTCCTGCTCTGCTTTTATCTTCGCGGCATGTCTTTCGTGGACTTGGCTTTCTTGAAAAAGAAAGATTTGCAAAACGGCGTGCTTGTCTATCGGCGGCACAAGACCGACCAACAGCTTTGCATCAAATGGGAGCAGCCCATGCAGGAAATTGTCCGGAAATACACAAATCCGGATTCTCCTTACCTTCTTCCCATCATCAAGGTGCCGGGAGAAAAGGAAAGACGGCAATACCTGAATGCCTCGCATGTGATGAACAAGCGGTTGCAAAAGATTGGCCGGATGGTTGAATGTCCCATCAAGCTCACGTTTTATGTCGCAAGGCATGGGTGGGCCAGCATCGCCAAGAGTCAGAATGTGCCCGTGCCTGTCATCAGCGAGGCGTTAGGGCATGATTCGGAAGATACGACCCGCATCTATTTGGCCCTACTGGATTCTTCGGTGGTGGACAAAGCCAACAGCAAGGTCATCCGGTCTATTGGCAGATAA
- a CDS encoding DUF1896 family protein, whose protein sequence is MKQNKKTVPAELSYYGLYLLDYLRKYHPDKVSDTYLIAEREEAAATTFEKERSAGSTVEYAHEEAMRVLLHGLHFSPYALLREVVENEFADEVAESGREAFCNELYPYLTNLFAGYDTSDDTFALSPGHDLLYTELVGTVMLYLESYGVQ, encoded by the coding sequence ATGAAACAGAACAAGAAAACCGTCCCAGCGGAACTGTCCTACTACGGGCTGTACCTGCTGGACTACCTGAGAAAATACCATCCCGACAAAGTTTCCGACACGTACCTTATTGCAGAGAGGGAGGAAGCTGCCGCCACCACCTTTGAAAAAGAAAGGTCGGCAGGAAGTACGGTCGAGTATGCCCACGAGGAAGCCATGCGCGTCCTGCTGCACGGGCTGCACTTCTCGCCCTACGCCCTGCTGCGCGAGGTCGTGGAAAACGAGTTCGCCGACGAGGTGGCGGAATCCGGCCGCGAGGCGTTCTGCAACGAGCTTTATCCCTACTTGACAAACCTGTTCGCCGGTTACGACACGTCGGACGACACCTTCGCCCTGTCGCCCGGACACGACCTGCTCTACACGGAGCTGGTGGGAACCGTCATGCTTTATCTGGAGTCCTATGGCGTTCAATAG